TATTTTTCAAGCTTTGACTCAAATCAATGAGGCGACTTTAACTTTCATTCCAAAAATGATCGTCGTTGCCTTGGTGATCGTGTTAGCTGGTCCGTGGATGATGGACGTGATGAGCGCTTACACTGTGAATCTTTTCGATAACATCGCTGTGATGGTAAGGGAATAGCTTGATCAACTGGAACACGATGACCGAAGCACAAATTTTGCTTTTTGCGCTGATTCTTCTGCGCATGATTGCTTATGTGTTTTCGTCAGCGGTGTTTGGTTCGCCGACAGTGAATACTCCGGTGAAAGTTTTACTATCCATCGTTCTTAGCATTCTTTTGTTCCCTTTAGTAAAAGTCGGCAACGTCGACTATGCCCTTATTTCAAATGAAATCATCGGCTTAGCTATCCGCGAGATGATCATCGGATTATCCCTGGGATTTTTAACCCGTCTGTTCTTCTTTGTCGTCACAATGACAGGGGACCTAGTATCCATGTCTGTGGGATTGAGCGCTTCGCAATTATACAATCCAATGCTCGGTTCCCATGGTAATACCATCGATCAATTCTATTCGACTGTGGGAACCTTGGTGTTCCTTGCGATTAATGGCCATCACATGCTTATCAGTGCAATTGCACAGAGCTATGACATCGTTCCGGTGGCTTCTTTGAGTTTAAATTTAACTGCTTTTGCAGACGTCGCATTGTATGGGCAAACAGCCATGATAATGGCGATCAAGATGTGCGCTCCGGTCTTGGTGACTATACTTTTGGTTAATTTAGCGATGGGTATTTTAGGTCGTGCAGTACCACAGATAAATGTCTTGGTAACAAGCATGCCCGTAACGATCCTATTGGGTATGACAGTGGTTTTCCTGTGCCTTCCTCTACTAGTCCTTGAGATGAACGGGCTAGTGGAAATCACGGCTGGAAAACTATTCGATGTGATGAAACAATTATAAAGAGTACCCCGAAGGATTCGGGATCTTTGAAAAGCTTTTTAGTTCTAGGAAGGAACTTTAGGTGTCAGACGAGAGCGGCGAA
This is a stretch of genomic DNA from Bdellovibrio reynosensis. It encodes these proteins:
- the fliQ gene encoding flagellar biosynthesis protein FliQ, yielding MTEELVIKLGQDALRTTAMLAAPLLISTLVVGLAVSIFQALTQINEATLTFIPKMIVVALVIVLAGPWMMDVMSAYTVNLFDNIAVMVRE
- a CDS encoding flagellar biosynthetic protein FliR, with the translated sequence MINWNTMTEAQILLFALILLRMIAYVFSSAVFGSPTVNTPVKVLLSIVLSILLFPLVKVGNVDYALISNEIIGLAIREMIIGLSLGFLTRLFFFVVTMTGDLVSMSVGLSASQLYNPMLGSHGNTIDQFYSTVGTLVFLAINGHHMLISAIAQSYDIVPVASLSLNLTAFADVALYGQTAMIMAIKMCAPVLVTILLVNLAMGILGRAVPQINVLVTSMPVTILLGMTVVFLCLPLLVLEMNGLVEITAGKLFDVMKQL